Proteins encoded within one genomic window of Terriglobales bacterium:
- a CDS encoding NADAR family protein has protein sequence MPSASDQEREYSKKEVVVFRTTHGPFGGLSNMAPGFPLAVAGIRFGTAEALYQCCRFPNAPEVQRLIISERSPMTAKMKSKRFRQQTRPDWDSVRVRIMKWCLRVKLLQHQIKFRELLRATEMRPIVEESIKDQFWGAKPCDDGFLRGKNVLGRLLMEVREEVYNSSEGIDHVDPPDVSNFRILDKPVGVVHKSETIEPDNSTIPLLKNEEHGQYIHILGELSREHWITLLHALSVSGIDPDQASVDLKLNIGCAITPANESKVRLLSEIVRRFGLRFYTECKRR, from the coding sequence ATGCCCTCAGCTTCGGATCAAGAGCGTGAGTACTCGAAGAAAGAAGTTGTAGTGTTCCGGACTACACACGGCCCGTTTGGCGGGCTTTCGAACATGGCGCCAGGGTTTCCACTCGCGGTTGCAGGGATACGATTTGGGACTGCCGAGGCGTTGTACCAGTGCTGTCGGTTCCCGAATGCGCCGGAGGTTCAGAGACTCATCATCTCAGAGCGGAGTCCTATGACGGCCAAGATGAAGAGCAAGAGGTTTAGACAACAAACGCGCCCTGATTGGGACTCCGTGCGTGTCAGGATCATGAAGTGGTGCTTGCGAGTAAAACTCCTTCAGCACCAAATAAAATTCCGTGAGCTCCTTCGGGCTACAGAAATGCGTCCGATCGTCGAGGAATCAATCAAAGATCAGTTCTGGGGAGCAAAGCCCTGCGATGACGGCTTTCTTCGAGGAAAGAACGTACTCGGAAGGCTGCTTATGGAAGTGAGAGAGGAGGTCTATAACTCTTCAGAAGGGATCGACCACGTCGATCCGCCCGACGTAAGCAACTTTAGAATCCTCGATAAGCCTGTGGGCGTGGTACACAAGTCGGAGACTATCGAGCCCGACAACAGCACGATCCCACTACTCAAGAATGAGGAACATGGCCAATACATACATATTCTTGGGGAGCTATCCCGTGAGCATTGGATCACACTCCTGCATGCTCTCAGCGTCTCCGGCATTGACCCTGATCAAGCCTCGGTTGACCTAAAACTCAATATTGGATGCGCGATAACTCCGGCCAATGAATCCAAAGTTCGTCTTCTTTCCGAAATCGTGAGGCGATTTGGTTTACGCTTTTATACGGAGTGCAAAAGACGGTAG